A window from Cryobacterium sp. SO1 encodes these proteins:
- the fdhD gene encoding formate dehydrogenase accessory sulfurtransferase FdhD: MSRVTARRKITRLTVGHAPIRREDVLAVEEPLELRVNGRSLAVTMRTPGHDVDLAAGFLVSEGIISQGEHLATARYCAGATAEGVNTYNVLDLRLAPGVAAPDPSTQRNFLTTSSCGLCGKESIDAVRTKSTWDVRADAVRIDAEMLIGFPDKLREAQAVFEKTGGLHAAALFDAGTGEMLVLREDVGRHNAVDKVIGWAVKENLLPLRGTVLMVTSRASFELAQKALMAGIPVLAAVSAPSSLAAEFAHEVGLTLVGFLRGDSMVIYAGEERITQGELAAV, from the coding sequence ATGAGCAGAGTCACGGCACGCCGCAAGATCACCCGGCTCACGGTGGGCCACGCGCCCATCCGCCGAGAAGACGTCCTCGCGGTCGAGGAACCGCTCGAGCTGCGGGTCAACGGCCGCTCGCTCGCGGTCACCATGCGCACCCCCGGCCACGACGTCGACCTCGCCGCGGGGTTCCTCGTCTCGGAGGGCATCATCAGCCAGGGCGAGCACCTCGCGACCGCTCGCTATTGCGCCGGCGCTACCGCCGAGGGCGTGAACACCTACAACGTGCTCGACCTGCGCCTGGCCCCGGGCGTGGCCGCGCCCGACCCGAGCACGCAGCGCAACTTCCTCACCACGAGCTCCTGCGGCCTGTGCGGCAAAGAGAGCATCGACGCCGTGCGCACCAAGTCCACCTGGGACGTGCGGGCGGATGCTGTGCGCATCGACGCGGAGATGCTCATCGGATTCCCCGACAAGCTGCGCGAGGCGCAGGCGGTGTTCGAGAAGACCGGTGGACTGCACGCGGCCGCGCTGTTCGATGCCGGCACGGGCGAGATGCTGGTGCTGCGCGAAGACGTGGGCCGGCACAACGCCGTGGACAAGGTGATCGGCTGGGCGGTCAAGGAGAACCTGTTGCCGCTGCGCGGCACCGTGCTGATGGTGACCAGTCGGGCCAGCTTCGAACTGGCACAGAAAGCCCTGATGGCGGGCATCCCGGTGCTCGCCGCGGTATCGGCGCCGTCATCGCTCGCCGCCGAGTTTGCGCACGAGGTGGGCCTCACCCTGGTCGGCTTCCTCCGCGGCGACTCCATGGTCATCTACGCCGGCGAGGAACGCATCACCCAGGGCGAGCTAGCCGCCGTGTAA
- a CDS encoding cupin domain-containing protein, with product MQKISIDALARQQLAAATLASSGRAADTVYGGHEKVLRQTVIGLTKGTVLAEHDNPGDATIFVVTGRVRLVVGKDSWQARTGDLLLVPNARHSLEAEEDAAIMLTIAKRP from the coding sequence ATGCAGAAGATCTCGATCGATGCCCTCGCCCGGCAGCAGCTCGCCGCGGCCACCTTGGCCAGCAGCGGCCGGGCAGCCGACACCGTCTATGGCGGACACGAGAAGGTGCTCAGGCAGACCGTGATCGGTCTGACCAAGGGCACCGTCCTGGCCGAACACGACAACCCCGGTGACGCCACGATCTTCGTGGTCACCGGCCGGGTGCGCCTTGTCGTGGGGAAGGACTCCTGGCAGGCGCGCACCGGCGACCTGCTCCTCGTGCCCAACGCCCGGCACAGCCTCGAAGCCGAAGAGGATGCCGCCATCATGCTGACCATCGCGAAACGGCCCTGA
- a CDS encoding gamma carbonic anhydrase family protein: MTADSAARLLTLPDRPGPQVAESAFVAAGAVLVGNVSLAELANVWYNAVLRAEAEPIRIGAGSNLQDNVSCHVDSGFPLTVGRDVSVGHGAVLHGCTVEDGALIGMAATVLNGAVIGAGSLVAAGAVVLEGTIVPQGSLVAGVPAKVRRALTPDEIDGIRHNAQSYLGHAALHRLAT, encoded by the coding sequence ATGACCGCCGACAGCGCCGCCCGCCTCCTCACCCTGCCCGACCGCCCGGGACCGCAGGTGGCCGAGAGTGCTTTCGTCGCCGCCGGCGCCGTGCTGGTGGGCAACGTGAGCCTGGCCGAGCTGGCCAATGTCTGGTACAACGCGGTGCTGCGCGCCGAGGCCGAACCCATCCGCATCGGCGCGGGCTCCAACCTGCAAGACAACGTCTCCTGCCACGTCGACAGCGGCTTCCCGCTGACCGTGGGCCGCGACGTGTCGGTGGGCCACGGCGCCGTGCTGCACGGCTGCACGGTCGAGGACGGCGCGCTGATCGGCATGGCCGCCACGGTGCTGAACGGCGCCGTCATCGGCGCCGGCTCCCTCGTGGCCGCGGGCGCCGTGGTGCTCGAGGGCACCATCGTGCCGCAGGGCTCCCTCGTGGCCGGCGTGCCGGCCAAGGTGCGCCGGGCCCTCACGCCCGACGAGATCGACGGCATCCGCCACAACGCCCAGTCGTACCTGGGCCACGCGGCCCTGCACCGCCTCGCGACCTGA
- a CDS encoding DeoR/GlpR family DNA-binding transcription regulator has translation MASVEHPTDREALPAHQRREQIQRLVDERGFVRVSELSDTFGVSGVTARADLDQLESAGSLTRIHGGAVPVGISTTSRPDREFSFEEALASSVIPKQQIGELAASLVASSQSVILDVGTTTLAIARALVARTDLTDVVVITNGLSIALALEPAIPRFTVIVTGGSLRPLQHSLVDPLAATVLSQVHADLAFIGCNGVDVDGGVTNINLPEAGVKTLMLAAAARAIIVADGAKLGHVHLGRIGPLAAFDTLVTDAAADPLTVAPLREAGLAVLQPH, from the coding sequence ATGGCCTCAGTGGAACATCCGACCGACCGGGAGGCGTTGCCCGCGCACCAGCGCCGGGAGCAGATCCAGCGGCTCGTCGACGAACGCGGCTTCGTGCGCGTCAGCGAGCTCAGTGACACCTTCGGGGTCTCCGGCGTCACCGCCCGCGCCGACCTCGACCAGCTGGAGAGCGCCGGCTCGCTCACCCGGATCCACGGCGGTGCGGTACCGGTCGGGATCTCCACGACGAGCCGGCCCGACCGGGAGTTCTCCTTCGAGGAGGCCCTGGCCTCCTCGGTGATCCCCAAGCAGCAGATCGGCGAGCTGGCCGCTTCCCTGGTCGCCAGCAGCCAGAGTGTGATCCTCGACGTGGGCACCACCACCCTCGCGATCGCCCGGGCACTGGTGGCCCGCACCGACCTCACCGACGTCGTGGTGATCACCAACGGGCTGAGCATCGCCCTGGCCCTCGAACCAGCCATCCCGCGGTTCACCGTGATCGTCACCGGCGGCTCGCTCCGCCCGCTGCAGCACTCCCTGGTCGACCCGCTCGCGGCCACCGTGCTCAGCCAGGTGCACGCCGACCTGGCCTTCATCGGTTGCAACGGAGTCGACGTGGACGGCGGCGTCACGAACATCAACCTGCCGGAGGCCGGCGTCAAGACCCTGATGCTCGCCGCCGCGGCGCGCGCGATCATCGTGGCCGACGGTGCCAAACTGGGGCACGTGCACCTGGGCCGGATCGGTCCGCTTGCCGCCTTCGACACCCTGGTGACGGATGCGGCCGCCGACCCGCTCACCGTGGCCCCGCTCCGAGAGGCCGGCCTCGCCGTGCTCCAACCTCACTGA
- a CDS encoding DUF6457 domain-containing protein, which yields MSTNTPLPPEALDEWLAALAARLGLDADLVPTGLLLDVARDVAHNVARPAAPLSLFLVGLAAARNGGSAEDVTAASAAATELALGWPAAPQ from the coding sequence ATGAGCACCAATACCCCGCTCCCTCCCGAAGCCCTCGACGAGTGGCTGGCCGCCCTGGCGGCCCGACTGGGACTCGACGCCGACCTGGTTCCCACCGGGCTGCTGCTCGACGTGGCCCGCGACGTGGCGCACAACGTGGCCCGTCCGGCCGCTCCGCTGAGCCTGTTCCTGGTGGGGCTGGCCGCGGCAAGGAATGGCGGCAGCGCCGAGGACGTCACCGCGGCGAGCGCCGCCGCCACCGAGCTGGCCCTGGGCTGGCCCGCCGCACCGCAGTAG
- a CDS encoding ThiF family adenylyltransferase, with amino-acid sequence MALPPLVEPTGPLSPTETARLSQVRSLPQLRLPPIDDVGHRRLAAARVLVLGTTGLSAPAVRSLAAAGVGTIGLADVGPLDVDALVLATTTILTLSPDTAVTAHDEDLTAESAARILGGYDLVLDGSDLTPQPFLVGDTCATLGLPLVWGSVARGNAELSVFWSSPPRRSGQRSTRLRDFFGTDASAPVAAADPGVLGALRGQAGAFLAAEAIRLITGTGEPLIGRVLTIDAESGRFDAAQLPVAQPVAAGARPESGEAASAHGAASAPASASATATATATAVSAPTSATATATEE; translated from the coding sequence ATGGCACTTCCCCCTCTTGTCGAGCCCACCGGCCCGCTCAGCCCGACCGAAACCGCACGCCTCTCACAGGTGCGCAGCCTGCCTCAGCTGCGGCTGCCCCCGATCGACGACGTCGGGCACCGCCGCCTCGCCGCCGCCCGAGTGCTGGTGCTCGGCACCACCGGGCTCAGCGCGCCCGCCGTGCGCTCCCTGGCGGCCGCCGGCGTAGGCACGATCGGGCTCGCCGACGTGGGCCCGCTGGATGTCGACGCCCTGGTGCTCGCGACCACGACCATCCTGACCCTCTCCCCCGACACCGCTGTGACGGCGCACGACGAGGACCTCACGGCCGAGTCCGCCGCGCGCATCCTCGGCGGCTACGATCTGGTGCTTGACGGCAGCGACCTCACCCCTCAGCCGTTCCTGGTGGGCGACACCTGCGCGACCCTCGGGCTGCCGCTGGTGTGGGGCTCCGTGGCCCGCGGCAATGCCGAACTGTCGGTGTTCTGGTCGAGCCCGCCGCGGCGAAGCGGCCAGCGCTCCACCCGGCTGCGCGACTTCTTCGGCACGGATGCGTCCGCCCCGGTCGCCGCCGCCGACCCCGGCGTTCTCGGCGCGCTGCGCGGCCAGGCCGGAGCGTTCCTGGCCGCGGAGGCCATCCGCCTGATCACGGGCACGGGCGAGCCGTTGATCGGCCGGGTACTCACCATCGACGCCGAGTCCGGCCGCTTCGATGCCGCCCAACTGCCGGTGGCCCAGCCGGTGGCAGCCGGCGCCCGGCCCGAGTCCGGCGAAGCGGCCTCCGCTCACGGTGCCGCGTCCGCCCCCGCATCCGCATCTGCCACAGCCACAGCCACAGCCACAGCCGTATCCGCCCCCACATCTGCCACCGCCACCGCCACCGAGGAGTGA
- a CDS encoding DUF445 domain-containing protein, with the protein MAAPSLTAPAPPAPAPRAPLSPTDEARRVALVGMKRLALGLLLTMAVIFAVSFALEDRYPWLEYVRAAAEGGMVGAIADWFAVTALFRYPMGLRIPHTNIIANRKDEIGANLGEFVESNFLSDAVVRGKLESIGISRRLGAWLVQPANAERLTDELAHAGTGLLDLLSDDDIKDLLEGVAREHLLEPSWAPSLGRLGENLVVSGRHHAAVDLLVDKAQSWLQTHPEAFGTSVSTRLPRWLPGFVGEMVDDKAYREVLGFVATVQADPGHPLREAIDRYLAELMDDLQHDETMIDRVEVLKLELVDNAKLREFAGDAWESVKQSLLTALADPQSAVRTGITSTVLDVGGRLVRDESLGARIDRWLADAAGYVLQKYRHEIAGVITETVERWDPAETTEKIELQVGKDLQFIRINGTVVGALAGLLIFTLAQGAVVLFGL; encoded by the coding sequence ATGGCAGCACCGTCCCTGACCGCACCCGCCCCGCCCGCGCCGGCCCCGCGAGCACCGCTCAGCCCCACCGACGAGGCCCGTCGAGTAGCCCTGGTGGGCATGAAACGGCTCGCGCTGGGCCTGCTGCTGACCATGGCCGTGATCTTCGCGGTGTCGTTCGCCCTCGAGGACCGCTACCCGTGGCTGGAGTACGTGCGCGCCGCGGCCGAGGGCGGCATGGTCGGCGCGATCGCCGACTGGTTCGCCGTCACCGCCCTGTTCCGCTACCCGATGGGGCTCCGCATCCCGCACACCAACATCATCGCCAACCGCAAGGACGAGATCGGCGCGAACCTCGGCGAATTCGTCGAGTCGAACTTCCTCTCCGACGCCGTGGTGCGCGGCAAGCTCGAGTCCATCGGAATCTCCCGACGGTTGGGCGCCTGGCTGGTGCAGCCGGCGAATGCCGAACGACTCACCGACGAGCTTGCCCACGCCGGAACCGGGCTGCTCGACCTGCTCAGTGACGACGACATCAAGGACCTGCTCGAGGGCGTCGCCCGCGAACACCTGCTGGAACCCTCGTGGGCGCCGAGCCTCGGCCGGCTGGGCGAGAACCTGGTGGTCTCCGGCCGGCACCACGCCGCGGTGGACCTGCTGGTGGACAAGGCCCAGAGCTGGCTGCAGACCCACCCGGAGGCCTTCGGGACCTCCGTGTCGACCCGGCTACCCCGATGGCTGCCCGGCTTCGTCGGCGAGATGGTCGACGACAAGGCCTACCGCGAGGTGCTCGGATTCGTGGCGACGGTGCAGGCCGACCCCGGCCATCCGTTGCGCGAAGCGATCGACCGCTACCTGGCCGAGCTGATGGACGACCTGCAGCATGACGAGACCATGATCGACAGGGTCGAGGTGCTCAAGCTCGAGCTGGTCGACAACGCCAAACTGCGCGAGTTCGCCGGCGACGCGTGGGAGTCGGTGAAGCAGTCCCTGCTGACCGCCCTGGCCGATCCGCAGAGCGCCGTGCGCACCGGCATTACCTCGACCGTGCTGGATGTGGGTGGCCGGCTGGTACGCGACGAATCGCTGGGCGCCCGCATCGACCGGTGGCTGGCGGATGCGGCCGGCTACGTGCTGCAGAAGTACCGGCACGAGATCGCCGGCGTGATCACCGAGACCGTGGAGCGCTGGGACCCGGCCGAGACCACCGAGAAGATCGAATTGCAGGTCGGCAAGGACCTGCAGTTCATCCGGATCAACGGCACCGTTGTCGGAGCGCTGGCCGGGCTGCTGATCTTCACCCTGGCCCAGGGCGCGGTGGTTCTCTTCGGCCTGTGA
- a CDS encoding aldose 1-epimerase family protein: MQLAAATGTQYVLSLQTPHGRATATITEVAAGIREYALGGIDLVEGFAAEAVPPLGAGTVLVPWPNRIRDAIWTQQGVRHLLTITEPAQLNAIHGLLAHTAYRLVARSEREVTLAATVYPQSGYPYQLDTTVTYTLTADGLAVSHRIRNVGGENAPVALGTHPYLKIGDVPTGDLVLRLNATSHIDVDHRLNPVGVSPVAGTRFDLRAGARVADLDLDDGFGGVMVHNGRGEHSLTAPDGRRVTLWGDENMAYVQAFTPRNFPVRIKGVRTGESTRLGQAVAIEPMTAPADAFNSGQGLRWLAPGEDWVVRWGITPTGFAA, translated from the coding sequence ATGCAGCTTGCCGCCGCCACCGGAACCCAATATGTGCTCAGCCTGCAGACCCCGCACGGGCGTGCGACGGCGACCATCACCGAGGTGGCCGCCGGTATCCGTGAATATGCGTTGGGCGGCATAGACCTGGTGGAGGGCTTCGCCGCCGAGGCGGTGCCGCCGCTCGGCGCCGGAACGGTGCTGGTGCCCTGGCCCAACCGCATCCGCGACGCCATCTGGACCCAGCAGGGCGTGCGGCACCTGCTGACCATCACCGAGCCGGCCCAGCTGAACGCCATCCACGGCCTGCTCGCCCACACCGCCTACCGGCTCGTCGCCCGGAGTGAGCGTGAGGTGACCCTCGCGGCCACGGTGTACCCGCAGTCCGGCTACCCCTACCAGCTGGACACCACCGTCACGTACACGCTCACGGCCGACGGCCTGGCCGTCAGCCACCGCATCCGCAACGTCGGCGGCGAGAACGCCCCGGTGGCGCTGGGCACCCACCCGTACCTCAAGATCGGCGACGTGCCCACCGGCGACCTCGTTCTGCGCCTCAACGCGACCAGCCACATCGACGTGGACCACCGGCTCAACCCGGTCGGCGTCTCCCCGGTGGCTGGCACCCGGTTCGACCTGCGCGCCGGCGCCCGGGTGGCCGACCTCGACCTCGACGACGGCTTCGGCGGCGTCATGGTGCACAACGGCCGCGGCGAGCATTCCCTCACCGCGCCCGACGGCCGTCGGGTCACCCTCTGGGGTGACGAGAACATGGCCTACGTGCAGGCCTTCACGCCGCGCAACTTCCCGGTGCGCATTAAGGGCGTGCGCACGGGCGAATCCACCCGACTCGGCCAGGCCGTGGCGATCGAGCCGATGACGGCTCCGGCGGATGCCTTCAACTCCGGCCAGGGCCTGCGTTGGCTGGCTCCCGGCGAGGACTGGGTGGTTCGCTGGGGAATCACCCCGACGGGTTTCGCAGCCTGA
- a CDS encoding YbaK/EbsC family protein, translating to MVNTAHPVVEKVRLALNAQGLDPDIRWFDDAATTAVAAAAALGTEVGAIANSLVFTLDGAPLLVLTSGAHRVDTAWLGERLGGTIGRASKDLVKEATGQVIGGVAPLGHPAPIHTLVDEDLAGYPVVWAAAGHAHTVFPTTFAELLRLTGGEATPVVPPK from the coding sequence ATGGTGAACACCGCACATCCGGTCGTCGAGAAGGTGCGCCTGGCGCTGAACGCTCAGGGCCTCGACCCCGACATCCGCTGGTTCGACGACGCGGCCACGACGGCTGTCGCGGCTGCCGCTGCGCTGGGCACCGAAGTGGGCGCCATCGCGAACTCCCTGGTCTTCACCCTCGACGGGGCCCCGCTGTTGGTACTCACCTCCGGGGCGCACCGGGTGGACACGGCCTGGCTGGGGGAGCGGCTCGGCGGCACCATCGGCCGCGCGTCGAAGGACCTCGTGAAGGAGGCCACCGGACAGGTGATCGGCGGGGTCGCGCCGCTCGGGCATCCGGCGCCGATTCACACCCTGGTCGACGAGGATCTCGCCGGCTACCCCGTGGTCTGGGCCGCGGCGGGGCACGCGCACACGGTCTTCCCCACCACGTTCGCCGAGCTGCTGCGCCTCACCGGGGGCGAGGCGACCCCCGTCGTTCCGCCGAAATAG
- the galT gene encoding galactose-1-phosphate uridylyltransferase: MTDLTNTPDFVADAGIARHPHTLADGRELIYFDDPDTTLSPDRAPDLRELGPRPANALMRQDPLSGEWVSIAAARQNRVFLPPAHLDPLAPSTPENPSEVPSNYDVAVFENKSPSFGPLLTDDDAPTGLDDLRTIGLGRIRTSVGRCEVVCFSPATEGSFGSLSVTRARTVIEAWAERTHKLSQMPGIEQVFPFENRGEAIGVTLHHPHGQIYSYPYVTPRTQRLIDSIESYGPTLFADILASEQAGDRVVLRGEHWTAFVPFAARWPVEVHMLPHRHVPDFAGTTLAERDELAVLYRRLLRGIDQLYSTPTPYIGAWHQAPVNVHRGDIRLMLQLTSPRRAEDKLKFLAGSEAAMGAWIGDVMPEQAADNIRAAIVRSDAADAAAESTSTTGEAHS; this comes from the coding sequence ATGACTGACCTCACCAACACCCCAGACTTCGTCGCCGACGCCGGCATCGCGCGTCATCCGCACACCCTGGCCGACGGCCGCGAGCTCATCTACTTCGATGACCCCGACACCACCCTGTCGCCCGACCGCGCGCCCGACCTGCGCGAGCTCGGCCCCCGCCCCGCGAACGCGCTCATGCGCCAGGACCCGCTCAGCGGTGAGTGGGTCTCCATCGCCGCGGCCCGGCAGAACCGGGTGTTCCTGCCGCCGGCGCACCTCGACCCGCTCGCCCCCTCCACCCCGGAGAACCCCTCCGAGGTGCCCAGCAACTACGACGTCGCCGTGTTCGAGAACAAGTCGCCCTCGTTCGGGCCGCTCCTCACCGACGACGACGCTCCCACCGGCCTGGACGACCTGCGCACAATCGGGCTGGGGCGCATCCGCACCTCGGTCGGCCGCTGCGAGGTGGTCTGCTTCAGCCCCGCCACCGAGGGCTCGTTCGGCAGCCTCTCGGTCACCCGCGCCCGCACCGTGATCGAGGCCTGGGCCGAGCGAACCCACAAGCTCTCGCAGATGCCGGGCATCGAGCAGGTGTTCCCGTTCGAGAACCGCGGCGAGGCCATCGGCGTCACGCTGCACCACCCACACGGCCAGATCTACTCCTACCCCTACGTCACCCCGCGCACCCAGCGGCTGATCGACTCGATCGAAAGCTACGGCCCCACCCTCTTCGCCGACATCCTGGCCAGCGAGCAGGCTGGCGACCGGGTCGTCCTGCGGGGCGAGCACTGGACGGCCTTCGTTCCGTTCGCCGCCCGCTGGCCCGTCGAGGTGCACATGCTGCCGCACCGCCATGTGCCCGACTTCGCCGGCACCACCCTGGCCGAGCGCGACGAGCTCGCGGTGCTGTACCGCCGGCTGCTGCGCGGCATCGACCAGCTCTACTCCACGCCCACGCCGTACATCGGCGCGTGGCACCAGGCGCCGGTCAACGTGCACCGGGGCGACATCCGCCTGATGCTGCAGCTCACCAGCCCGCGCCGGGCCGAGGACAAACTGAAGTTCCTGGCCGGCTCCGAGGCCGCCATGGGCGCCTGGATCGGCGATGTCATGCCCGAACAGGCCGCCGACAACATTCGGGCCGCGATCGTGCGCTCGGACGCCGCGGATGCGGCTGCAGAATCCACCAGCACCACCGGAGAGGCCCACTCGTGA
- the galK gene encoding galactokinase, whose product MTETQNVLSGFRDRFDRDADGLWFGPGRVNLIGEHTDYNDGFVFPFAINRRAVVALAVRVDRMLRVASSFTDEVVEISLDELSPEAVSGWSAYPLGVAWALGQKGADLSAVTGFDAFIDSDVPIGAGLSSSAAIECATAVALDEVWNLGFDKQVLVRVGQLAENRVVGAPTGILDQSASLLGQTDSAVFLDCRSFESEVIPLGFDDAGLELLVIDTKVSHAHATGGYAARRASCETGARLMGVSSLRDLTVDDLPRAATTLDDATFRRVRHILTENQRVLDTVRVLREEGPGAIGALLDASHASMRDDFEISVAELDLAVETARAAGAVGARMTGGGFGGSAIALTPHALIPAVQQAVASAFVAAGYTAPDMFVVRAAAGAARLS is encoded by the coding sequence GTGACCGAGACGCAGAATGTTTTGAGCGGATTCCGCGACCGGTTCGACCGCGACGCCGACGGCTTGTGGTTCGGCCCCGGCCGGGTCAACCTGATCGGCGAGCACACCGACTACAACGACGGGTTCGTGTTCCCCTTCGCGATCAACCGCCGCGCCGTCGTCGCCCTCGCCGTGCGCGTTGACCGGATGCTGCGGGTCGCCAGTTCGTTCACCGACGAGGTCGTGGAGATCTCCCTCGACGAGCTCTCCCCCGAGGCCGTGTCGGGCTGGTCGGCGTATCCGTTGGGCGTGGCCTGGGCGCTCGGTCAGAAGGGTGCCGACCTGTCGGCCGTGACCGGCTTCGACGCCTTCATCGACTCCGATGTGCCGATCGGCGCCGGGCTGTCCTCCTCCGCCGCGATCGAGTGCGCCACCGCCGTGGCCCTGGACGAGGTCTGGAACCTCGGCTTCGACAAGCAGGTGCTGGTGCGGGTGGGCCAGCTGGCCGAGAACAGGGTCGTCGGCGCGCCCACGGGCATCCTCGATCAGTCGGCGTCGCTGCTCGGCCAGACCGACTCGGCCGTGTTCCTGGACTGCCGTAGCTTCGAGTCCGAGGTCATCCCGCTCGGCTTCGACGACGCCGGCCTCGAGCTGCTCGTGATCGACACCAAGGTCAGCCACGCGCACGCCACCGGCGGCTATGCCGCACGCCGGGCGTCCTGCGAGACGGGCGCCCGGCTGATGGGCGTGTCGTCGCTCCGCGACCTCACGGTGGACGACCTGCCCCGCGCCGCCACGACCCTCGACGACGCGACCTTCCGCAGGGTACGGCACATCCTCACCGAGAACCAGCGGGTGCTCGACACCGTGCGGGTGCTGCGCGAGGAGGGTCCCGGTGCCATCGGCGCACTGCTGGATGCCTCGCACGCCTCGATGCGCGACGACTTCGAAATCTCGGTCGCCGAGCTCGACCTCGCGGTGGAGACCGCCCGCGCGGCGGGAGCCGTCGGCGCCCGGATGACCGGCGGCGGCTTCGGGGGTTCGGCCATCGCGCTCACGCCGCACGCGCTCATCCCCGCCGTGCAGCAGGCCGTCGCGTCGGCTTTCGTCGCGGCGGGTTACACCGCTCCCGACATGTTCGTGGTGCGCGCCGCGGCCGGGGCCGCCCGCCTGTCCTGA
- a CDS encoding MarR family winged helix-turn-helix transcriptional regulator, with amino-acid sequence MTEPNVLALENQVCFALTVAARTTVALYKPILEPLGLTHPQYLVMLALWEKNPRTLRSLADALRLEPATLSPLLKRLEATGHIRRGRSATDERALQVTLTEHGHRLRRIAETIPERVARSLEMPPESLVTLRDSLNEVIRATTSAAR; translated from the coding sequence ATGACCGAACCGAACGTTCTCGCGTTGGAGAACCAGGTCTGCTTCGCCCTCACCGTGGCCGCGCGCACCACCGTGGCGTTGTACAAGCCGATCCTGGAGCCGTTGGGCCTTACGCACCCGCAGTATCTGGTGATGCTGGCGCTGTGGGAGAAGAACCCGCGCACGCTTCGCAGCCTGGCCGACGCGCTCCGGTTGGAGCCGGCCACGCTGTCACCGCTGCTCAAGCGGCTGGAGGCGACCGGCCACATCCGCCGGGGCCGCTCGGCGACCGACGAGCGCGCGCTGCAGGTCACGCTGACCGAGCACGGCCACCGGCTGCGACGGATCGCCGAGACCATCCCGGAGCGGGTGGCCCGTTCCCTGGAAATGCCGCCCGAGAGCCTGGTCACGCTGCGGGACAGCCTCAATGAGGTCATCCGCGCCACGACGAGCGCGGCCCGGTAA
- a CDS encoding serine hydrolase: MDTQSIQTFLDDSDFSGVVLVRDGDRTIFEAARGFATPRWQVPNTLDTRFDTASITKLFTSVAVLQQVDAGRLDLEASIHEYVDLGGSSIGTDVTLLHLLTHTSGIADDVDEEAGEEYDAFWAATPNYSLIETSDFLPLFADKPRLAPPGVQCEDNNVGYILAGLAVEKVSGLSYRDYVREEVFARAGMADSGFFDRRDAVERVAEGWDRRKDGSWISNTYSSPAIGSPDSGAHSTAGDLMNFLNAVRGGQLLSKEYTEEFFTPQVDYDDDVKYGFGLEFDLDDNGAVRSYYKDGVNAGASGILRHYPKSGLDVVVLSNAEEGAWDLVVEIDAQL; this comes from the coding sequence GTGGATACCCAGTCAATTCAGACCTTTCTCGATGACAGCGATTTTTCCGGCGTGGTGTTGGTGCGTGACGGCGACCGCACCATCTTTGAGGCGGCCCGCGGGTTCGCCACCCCGCGCTGGCAGGTGCCCAACACCCTGGACACCCGGTTTGACACGGCGTCGATCACCAAGCTCTTCACCAGCGTCGCCGTTCTGCAGCAGGTGGATGCCGGCCGGCTCGACCTCGAGGCGTCGATCCACGAGTACGTCGACCTGGGCGGCAGCTCGATCGGCACCGACGTCACCCTGCTGCACCTGCTCACACACACCAGCGGCATCGCCGACGACGTGGACGAGGAAGCCGGCGAGGAGTACGACGCGTTCTGGGCGGCGACTCCCAACTACTCGCTGATCGAGACCAGCGACTTCCTGCCGCTGTTCGCCGACAAGCCGCGTCTGGCGCCGCCCGGGGTGCAGTGCGAAGACAACAACGTCGGCTACATCCTCGCCGGCCTCGCCGTGGAGAAGGTCTCCGGCCTCTCCTACCGCGACTACGTGCGTGAGGAGGTCTTCGCCCGCGCAGGCATGGCCGACTCCGGCTTCTTCGACCGCCGCGACGCCGTGGAACGGGTCGCGGAAGGCTGGGACCGTCGCAAGGACGGCAGCTGGATCTCGAACACCTACAGTTCCCCGGCCATCGGCTCGCCCGACAGCGGCGCGCACAGCACGGCCGGCGACTTGATGAACTTCCTCAACGCGGTGCGCGGGGGCCAACTGCTCTCCAAGGAGTACACCGAGGAATTCTTCACCCCGCAGGTGGACTACGACGACGACGTGAAGTACGGCTTCGGCCTGGAGTTCGACCTCGACGACAACGGCGCCGTGCGTTCGTACTACAAGGACGGCGTCAACGCCGGCGCCAGCGGCATCCTGCGGCACTACCCCAAGAGCGGCCTCGACGTGGTCGTGCTCAGCAACGCCGAAGAGGGCGCCTGGGACCTGGTGGTGGAGATCGACGCCCAGTTGTAG